A single Roseinatronobacter monicus DNA region contains:
- a CDS encoding homocysteine S-methyltransferase family protein, which translates to MTITILDGGMGQELVRRAGRATPLWSTQALLDAPELVRQIHQDFFTAGAEVATANTYALLPDRLVKFGLGDRLDELTQTACRIAADARDAAGHGLVAGSLGPLGFSYRPDLAPPPEQAAEIYAAIAAVQARIVDVLLIETMSSVDQARGGLMGAQTTGKPVRLALSVMDEDGTRLRSGEALSDIEALLAEFRPDRVLLNCARPEAVSQGLPILAQFNTSFGAYANGFTQIDPRFNTIGATTDLLTTRTDIGPDSYADFAENWADAGATLIGGCCEIGPEHIAALTRRLKPDAPRPVAAPLDA; encoded by the coding sequence ATGACAATCACAATTCTTGACGGCGGGATGGGGCAGGAATTGGTCCGGCGTGCCGGACGGGCCACACCGCTCTGGTCGACACAAGCGCTTCTGGACGCGCCAGAGCTTGTGCGCCAGATCCATCAGGATTTTTTCACCGCCGGGGCAGAGGTGGCGACCGCCAACACATATGCACTGCTGCCCGACAGGCTTGTGAAATTCGGGTTGGGCGACCGGCTGGACGAGTTGACGCAAACCGCCTGCCGGATTGCGGCAGATGCACGGGACGCCGCGGGCCACGGTCTGGTTGCGGGATCGCTGGGGCCACTTGGGTTTTCTTACAGACCAGACCTTGCCCCCCCGCCCGAGCAGGCGGCGGAAATCTATGCGGCCATCGCCGCTGTGCAAGCGCGCATTGTGGATGTCCTGTTGATAGAGACGATGTCTTCGGTCGATCAGGCGCGGGGCGGGCTGATGGGCGCACAGACAACAGGCAAGCCGGTCAGGCTTGCACTCAGCGTCATGGATGAGGATGGCACGCGCCTGCGCTCGGGCGAGGCGTTGTCAGACATCGAAGCGCTGCTGGCAGAGTTCCGGCCTGACCGCGTCTTGCTGAATTGTGCGCGCCCCGAAGCAGTGTCCCAAGGTCTGCCGATCCTTGCGCAATTCAACACGTCATTCGGGGCCTATGCAAACGGGTTCACCCAGATTGACCCGCGTTTCAACACCATTGGCGCGACTACAGATCTGCTGACAACACGTACCGACATTGGCCCCGACAGCTATGCGGATTTCGCAGAAAACTGGGCAGATGCAGGGGCGACCCTCATCGGTGGCTGCTGCGAAATCGGGCCAGAGCATATTGCCGCCCTGACCCGCAGATTGAAACCGGACGCGCCAAGGCCCGTCGCCGCGCCACTTGACGCTTAA
- a CDS encoding Dps family protein — protein sequence MTQTAQQLTVSAKDAICEALNQSVAETAVTTMLAQNFHWNVTGMAFGPLHALFQTIYEDHFTAQDDLAERVKALGGHAEGQLAGMLKRSKVAEHDGNGTAEQMVLTLAKAQETIAATLAGTAAIAEEHGDLLTQDLAIARGQTHEKFAWLLRAHLG from the coding sequence ATGACCCAGACAGCACAACAATTGACAGTTTCTGCCAAGGACGCAATTTGCGAAGCCTTGAACCAGTCTGTCGCAGAAACGGCAGTCACCACGATGCTTGCCCAGAATTTCCACTGGAATGTAACCGGAATGGCCTTTGGGCCGCTGCACGCGTTGTTCCAGACAATCTACGAAGACCATTTCACAGCACAAGATGATCTGGCCGAGCGCGTGAAAGCATTGGGCGGCCATGCCGAAGGGCAGTTGGCCGGAATGCTCAAGCGCTCAAAAGTGGCCGAGCATGATGGCAACGGCACGGCAGAGCAAATGGTTCTGACACTGGCCAAGGCGCAGGAAACGATTGCTGCAACGCTGGCCGGAACAGCAGCCATCGCCGAAGAACATGGTGATCTGCTGACGCAGGATTTGGCCATTGCACGCGGCCAGACGCATGAGAAATTCGCATGGCTGTTGCGCGCCCATCTGGGCTAA
- a CDS encoding DUF1289 domain-containing protein produces the protein MSKIPSPCIDVCKFKREGHCIGCSMTKAQKSMFKKLKKETHQKAFLDLLVHQQNDMGKYRHWAEAYRKRCDKKGIKAPI, from the coding sequence ATGAGCAAGATACCCTCACCCTGCATTGATGTGTGCAAGTTCAAGCGCGAAGGTCACTGTATCGGGTGTTCAATGACCAAAGCGCAGAAATCCATGTTCAAGAAGCTGAAAAAGGAAACGCACCAAAAGGCCTTTCTGGACCTCTTGGTGCATCAACAAAATGATATGGGCAAGTATCGCCATTGGGCCGAGGCATACCGCAAGCGCTGCGACAAGAAAGGGATCAAAGCCCCGATCTAG
- the hemP gene encoding hemin uptake protein HemP — MQVPSPNRPCPTESIPVHSAEGLTEGGATAHIRLDGQVYTLRITRTNKLILTK, encoded by the coding sequence ATGCAAGTGCCAAGCCCCAATCGCCCCTGCCCGACCGAGAGCATTCCGGTGCATTCCGCCGAAGGCCTGACCGAAGGCGGCGCAACGGCCCATATTCGGCTGGATGGACAAGTCTATACCTTGCGCATAACCCGAACGAACAAGCTGATCTTGACCAAATAA
- a CDS encoding glycerophosphodiester phosphodiesterase family protein, with translation MTNPYLRPNGAPHVYGHRGARGVLPENTMAGFDYLRAIGVRGVEVDVQNTADGVPVVIHDPHVPMQLARDPDGNWLPAPGPKIVDLSVDELLAYDIGRLHPDHAYGARYPDQRPIDGVRVPLLSEFLDWAAQDPALLINIEVKSFAHRDDLGDPPDVLAKTVLTAIRQHGVDARCLISSFDWRVLSSLRDLAPNIARGYLSHEQPGDDCMVFDGSPYMDGLRLSDHADSLPRLLAAQGALCWCVHFRDLTPERLREAHDLGLAVNVWTVNESADMQAMADMGVDGVITDYPERMLQVNGQRIAAKTSS, from the coding sequence ATGACCAACCCATATCTGCGCCCCAACGGCGCGCCGCATGTTTATGGCCACCGCGGCGCGCGTGGCGTTTTGCCAGAGAATACGATGGCAGGGTTCGACTATTTGCGCGCAATCGGGGTGCGTGGCGTCGAGGTCGATGTCCAGAATACCGCTGATGGCGTGCCTGTCGTTATCCATGATCCGCATGTGCCCATGCAGCTTGCGCGCGACCCGGATGGCAACTGGCTGCCTGCGCCGGGGCCAAAGATTGTTGATCTCAGCGTGGACGAATTGCTTGCCTATGATATCGGACGGCTGCACCCCGATCACGCATATGGCGCGCGCTATCCTGACCAGCGCCCTATTGATGGGGTGCGGGTTCCCTTGTTGTCGGAGTTTTTGGACTGGGCAGCGCAAGACCCTGCATTGCTTATCAATATCGAGGTGAAATCCTTTGCCCATCGTGACGATCTGGGTGATCCGCCAGATGTGCTGGCCAAGACTGTCTTGACGGCGATCAGGCAACATGGGGTGGACGCAAGATGTCTGATCTCGTCCTTCGACTGGCGGGTTCTTTCATCCTTGCGCGATCTGGCCCCGAATATCGCGCGCGGCTATCTGAGTCATGAACAGCCCGGCGATGACTGCATGGTGTTTGACGGCTCGCCCTATATGGATGGGTTGCGCCTGTCGGACCATGCCGACAGCCTGCCCCGCCTGCTGGCCGCGCAGGGGGCATTGTGCTGGTGTGTGCATTTCCGCGACCTGACACCCGAACGGCTGCGCGAGGCGCATGATCTGGGGCTTGCTGTCAACGTCTGGACGGTCAACGAAAGTGCGGACATGCAGGCCATGGCCGATATGGGGGTGGATGGTGTGATAACGGATTACCCCGAACGGATGCTTCAGGTGAATGGCCAACGCATCGCGGCAAAAACCAGTTCCTAA
- the ugpC gene encoding sn-glycerol-3-phosphate ABC transporter ATP-binding protein UgpC, whose product MASITMDNIGKIYAGDVRAVTDVNIDIADGEMIVLVGPSGCGKSTLLRMVAGLETITEGTLKIGDRVVNQLEPAERDIAMVFQNYALYPHMTVFNNLAYGLKNRGFNKADIDQRVKQAAEMLEIGQFLDRKPRQLSGGQRQRVAMGRALVREPAAFLFDEPLSNLDAKLRVQMRVEIRQLQKRLATTSLYVTHDQLEALTMADRLVVLNGGRIEQIGTPMEVYSRPATTFVAGFIGSPAMNMLPAEYMRGLVSADSLAHLPTKADLIGIRPEDLSLAPAQEDEMSLSGKLMLLEPAGAESHLHLTFDGIKETMVVRLPHVPDVTEGTTLKFSIKREKLHPFDVASGKRVT is encoded by the coding sequence ATGGCCTCAATTACCATGGATAACATTGGCAAAATCTATGCGGGCGATGTGCGCGCTGTGACAGATGTCAATATCGACATTGCCGATGGGGAAATGATCGTGCTGGTTGGCCCGTCCGGCTGTGGCAAATCCACGCTTCTGCGCATGGTCGCAGGCTTGGAGACGATCACCGAAGGGACGCTCAAGATTGGCGACCGCGTCGTCAACCAGTTGGAACCCGCCGAGCGTGACATCGCAATGGTGTTTCAGAATTACGCGCTCTATCCGCATATGACGGTGTTCAATAACCTTGCCTATGGGCTGAAAAACCGTGGCTTCAATAAGGCCGATATCGACCAGCGCGTAAAACAAGCCGCCGAGATGCTGGAAATCGGCCAGTTTCTCGACCGCAAACCGCGCCAGTTATCCGGCGGGCAACGCCAGCGTGTGGCGATGGGGCGCGCGCTGGTGCGCGAGCCTGCGGCGTTTTTGTTTGACGAACCGCTGTCGAACCTTGACGCCAAATTGCGGGTGCAGATGCGTGTCGAAATCCGGCAGTTGCAAAAGCGTCTGGCCACCACGTCGCTATATGTCACCCATGACCAGTTGGAAGCGCTGACAATGGCTGACCGGCTGGTCGTGTTGAATGGCGGCCGGATCGAGCAGATCGGCACCCCGATGGAAGTGTATTCCCGCCCCGCGACAACCTTTGTCGCAGGCTTCATCGGCTCGCCCGCGATGAACATGCTGCCCGCCGAGTATATGCGCGGGCTGGTTTCGGCAGACTCGCTTGCGCATCTGCCAACCAAGGCCGATCTGATCGGCATCCGCCCCGAAGACCTGTCGCTTGCCCCCGCTCAAGAAGACGAGATGTCCCTAAGTGGCAAGCTGATGCTGCTGGAGCCTGCTGGCGCAGAAAGCCATCTTCACCTGACCTTTGACGGGATAAAGGAGACGATGGTCGTGCGCTTGCCCCATGTGCCTGATGTGACAGAAGGAACGACTTTGAAGTTCAGCATCAAGCGCGAAAAACTGCACCCGTTTGATGTTGCCAGCGGCAAACGCGTGACATAA
- the ugpE gene encoding sn-glycerol-3-phosphate ABC transporter permease UgpE — protein MVDNNRWGNFFAHLVLIVGVAIVVFPVYVAIIASTHPPGTFVRGVMPLLPGPNAWENYRTVITEGRSRAGTPPIGGMMWNSFIMAMAITIGKLSISIISAFAIVYFRFPGRIFFFWIIFLTLMLPVEVRIVPTFQVVADFGMLNSFAGLSIPLIASATATFLFRQFFMTVPEELMEAARVDGAGPMKFFKDILLPLSITNIAALFVIMFIYGWNQYLWPLLITTDPEYYTIVMGIQRMVTGGDSEPLWHLVMATVVLAALPPVLVILFMQRLFVKGLTETEK, from the coding sequence ATGGTCGACAATAACCGCTGGGGCAACTTCTTTGCCCATCTCGTGCTGATCGTCGGCGTCGCCATCGTCGTCTTTCCGGTCTATGTGGCGATCATCGCCTCGACCCATCCGCCGGGAACCTTCGTGCGCGGCGTGATGCCGCTTTTGCCCGGCCCGAACGCATGGGAGAATTACCGCACCGTCATCACCGAAGGGCGTTCACGTGCAGGCACGCCGCCAATCGGCGGGATGATGTGGAACAGCTTTATCATGGCGATGGCGATCACCATCGGCAAGCTGTCGATCTCGATCATCTCGGCCTTTGCGATTGTCTATTTCCGCTTTCCGGGACGCATCTTCTTCTTCTGGATCATCTTCCTGACGCTGATGCTGCCGGTCGAAGTGCGGATCGTGCCGACCTTTCAGGTGGTGGCAGATTTCGGGATGCTCAACTCTTTCGCGGGTCTGTCAATCCCGCTGATCGCTTCGGCGACAGCGACCTTCCTGTTCCGGCAATTCTTTATGACTGTGCCAGAGGAGTTGATGGAGGCGGCGCGCGTTGATGGCGCAGGGCCGATGAAGTTCTTCAAGGACATCCTGCTGCCCCTGTCGATCACCAATATCGCGGCGCTGTTCGTGATTATGTTTATCTATGGCTGGAACCAATATCTCTGGCCCCTGCTAATCACCACTGATCCCGAATATTACACCATCGTCATGGGCATTCAGCGCATGGTGACCGGGGGCGATAGTGAACCTTTGTGGCATCTGGTCATGGCAACTGTCGTGCTGGCCGCGTTGCCGCCTGTTCTTGTCATCCTGTTCATGCAGCGGCTGTTTGTCAAAGGCCTGACCGAGACGGAGAAATAA
- the ugpA gene encoding sn-glycerol-3-phosphate ABC transporter permease UgpA: MQTKRMTFSSKWLPYALLAPQVIITLIFFIWPSFQALRQSVYRQGDAFGIRPPTFVWFENFQALFRDDLYLNSLKTTFIFSVGTTVLSMGIALLFAVMVNRMIRSRDSYTTFLVWPYAIAPAIAGVLWWFIFNPTLGILPYILDMVGYDWNHRRNGNDAMIMVIIASAWRQISYNFLFFLAGLQSIPQSLIEAAAIDGANRMKRFWTIVFPLLSPITFFLMVVNIVYAMFDTFGVIHATTEGGPSQATTILVYKVYRDGFVNLNFGSSAAQSVILMGIVIVLTVIQFRYIERRVNY; the protein is encoded by the coding sequence ATGCAAACAAAACGCATGACCTTCTCCAGCAAGTGGTTGCCTTATGCGCTTCTGGCGCCGCAGGTAATCATCACGCTGATCTTCTTTATCTGGCCATCGTTTCAGGCACTTCGCCAGTCGGTCTACCGGCAGGGGGACGCGTTTGGAATCCGGCCACCGACCTTTGTCTGGTTTGAGAATTTTCAGGCATTGTTCCGCGATGACCTGTATCTGAACTCGCTCAAGACCACGTTCATCTTCTCGGTCGGGACCACGGTTCTGTCGATGGGCATTGCCCTGTTGTTCGCGGTCATGGTCAATCGCATGATCCGCTCGCGTGACAGCTACACCACATTCCTTGTCTGGCCCTATGCGATTGCACCGGCAATCGCGGGCGTGCTGTGGTGGTTCATCTTCAACCCCACGCTGGGGATCTTGCCCTATATACTCGACATGGTGGGTTATGACTGGAACCACCGGCGCAACGGCAATGACGCGATGATCATGGTCATCATTGCATCCGCCTGGCGGCAGATCAGCTATAACTTTCTGTTCTTCCTCGCCGGTCTGCAATCCATCCCGCAATCGCTGATCGAGGCCGCCGCGATAGATGGTGCCAACCGCATGAAGCGCTTCTGGACCATTGTGTTTCCGCTGCTGTCACCAATCACCTTCTTCCTGATGGTGGTGAATATCGTCTATGCGATGTTCGACACTTTCGGCGTCATCCACGCCACGACCGAAGGCGGGCCAAGTCAGGCCACGACGATCCTTGTCTACAAGGTGTATCGTGACGGCTTCGTCAATCTGAACTTCGGGTCTTCGGCGGCGCAATCGGTCATTCTGATGGGGATTGTCATCGTACTGACCGTGATCCAGTTCCGCTATATCGAGCGGCGCGTGAACTACTAA
- the ugpB gene encoding sn-glycerol-3-phosphate ABC transporter substrate-binding protein UgpB, translating to MKKHVVGACLAATTALTPVWAHAQTEINWWHAMGGELGELLEGVAENFNESQDEYRVVPSYRGTYTEAMTGAIAAFRANQQPHILQVFEVGTGTMMAAEGAIYPIYQLMADFDVPFDQDAYLDTVVSYYADPEGNMLSFPFNSSTPIMYYNKDVFEAAGLDPETPPATWAEAEEAARAIVESGAAPCGFTTSWPSWVMLENFSAWHNIPLGTQANGFEGFDTEFVFNNEHVARLWDSLASWQDDSVFRWGGPGPGPDAFPAFYAAECGFVFGSSASRAGVLANSDFNVGFGFQPYYDDIEGAPQNTIIGGATLWVLTGHTDEEYEGTARFFEFLSQPEVQAQWHQDTGYLPITQASYDLTEEQGYYDENPGADTSIRQMTLNPPTENSSGLRFGNFVQIRDIISEEMEAVMSGNKTGQEAADDAVRRGNALLREFEASMN from the coding sequence ATGAAGAAACATGTAGTCGGTGCATGCCTTGCAGCAACCACCGCGCTGACGCCAGTCTGGGCGCATGCGCAAACTGAAATCAACTGGTGGCACGCCATGGGCGGCGAGCTGGGCGAATTGCTTGAAGGCGTCGCAGAAAACTTTAACGAAAGTCAGGACGAGTATCGTGTCGTGCCAAGCTATCGCGGCACCTATACCGAAGCGATGACCGGCGCTATCGCGGCATTCCGCGCGAACCAGCAACCGCATATCCTTCAGGTTTTCGAAGTTGGCACAGGCACAATGATGGCCGCCGAAGGTGCGATCTATCCGATCTACCAACTGATGGCAGATTTCGACGTGCCGTTCGACCAAGACGCATATCTGGACACAGTGGTCAGCTATTATGCCGATCCCGAAGGCAACATGCTGTCCTTCCCGTTCAATTCATCCACGCCAATCATGTATTACAACAAGGACGTGTTTGAAGCAGCAGGTCTGGACCCTGAAACACCGCCCGCAACATGGGCCGAAGCTGAAGAAGCTGCGCGCGCCATCGTCGAATCAGGTGCGGCACCTTGTGGGTTCACCACGTCATGGCCAAGCTGGGTCATGCTGGAAAACTTCTCTGCATGGCACAACATTCCACTGGGCACACAGGCCAACGGCTTCGAGGGCTTTGACACAGAGTTCGTTTTCAACAACGAGCATGTAGCGCGCCTTTGGGACAGCCTTGCGTCTTGGCAGGATGACAGCGTGTTCCGTTGGGGTGGCCCCGGACCCGGTCCAGATGCCTTCCCGGCATTCTATGCGGCTGAATGTGGCTTCGTATTCGGGTCGTCTGCCAGCCGCGCAGGCGTGCTTGCCAATTCCGATTTCAACGTGGGCTTCGGCTTCCAGCCTTACTACGATGATATCGAGGGCGCACCACAGAACACGATCATCGGTGGCGCAACTCTCTGGGTTCTGACCGGCCACACAGACGAGGAATATGAGGGCACCGCGCGCTTCTTTGAATTCCTGTCCCAGCCAGAAGTGCAGGCGCAGTGGCATCAGGACACCGGCTATCTGCCGATCACTCAGGCGTCCTACGACCTGACCGAGGAGCAGGGGTATTACGACGAGAACCCCGGTGCCGACACCTCGATCCGGCAAATGACGCTGAACCCGCCGACCGAGAATTCAAGCGGTCTGCGTTTCGGCAACTTCGTGCAGATCCGCGATATCATCTCGGAAGAGATGGAAGCGGTGATGTCGGGCAACAAGACCGGGCAAGAAGCTGCGGATGACGCGGTACGTCGCGGAAACGCGCTGCTGCGCGAATTCGAAGCCTCGATGAACTGA
- a CDS encoding LysR substrate-binding domain-containing protein — translation MHSQLSPRQLEALLAVIEHGTMTRASRALEISQPAVSRLIADLTDALGFDLLDRREGRLVPTQEARFLMPDIKRSLELLSRISDTGRNITQRTAGELRIACLPGFAVSHLPGVLTEFLAQRAGVKVTIEPDRPERILEWMIGEQFDIGITDGFEGHPAVESEAINVRTVCIFPQGSPLARLEVIRPRDLVDQKIINTRRESVFYRLLSEAFLADGQTLTTFIEARQFTTACEFVCRGVGVAVISELDAAQYKGRGVEFRPFAPTVPHRLSLVRPIHKQTSMIALEFLEYFKQSLQEYAPQPH, via the coding sequence ATGCACAGCCAGCTTAGCCCGCGACAACTGGAAGCTCTGCTTGCTGTGATCGAGCATGGCACAATGACACGCGCCTCTCGGGCGTTGGAGATTTCGCAGCCCGCTGTCAGCCGCCTGATTGCTGATTTGACCGACGCACTTGGGTTTGACCTGCTGGACCGCCGCGAGGGGCGGCTTGTGCCCACGCAGGAAGCGCGATTCCTGATGCCGGATATCAAGCGTTCGCTGGAATTGCTCAGCCGAATTTCGGATACGGGGCGCAACATTACCCAGCGCACGGCGGGCGAGTTGCGAATCGCCTGCCTGCCGGGGTTTGCGGTCAGCCACTTGCCCGGTGTTCTGACCGAATTTCTGGCCCAACGCGCAGGCGTCAAAGTGACGATAGAGCCGGACCGTCCCGAAAGGATTCTGGAATGGATGATTGGCGAGCAGTTCGATATCGGCATTACCGACGGGTTTGAAGGGCACCCGGCAGTAGAAAGCGAAGCGATCAACGTCAGAACCGTCTGCATTTTTCCACAAGGCAGCCCGCTGGCACGGCTGGAGGTCATTCGTCCGCGCGATCTGGTCGATCAGAAAATCATCAACACACGGCGCGAAAGTGTATTCTATCGCCTGCTGAGCGAGGCGTTTCTGGCCGACGGCCAAACCCTGACCACATTCATCGAGGCACGCCAGTTCACCACCGCCTGTGAGTTTGTGTGCAGAGGGGTCGGGGTTGCCGTCATCAGCGAGTTGGACGCGGCACAATATAAAGGACGCGGTGTAGAGTTCCGCCCCTTTGCCCCGACAGTGCCGCACAGGCTGTCCCTTGTTCGCCCAATCCACAAACAAACCTCAATGATCGCGCTGGAGTTTCTGGAGTATTTCAAACAAAGCCTTCAGGAGTATGCACCCCAGCCACACTAA
- a CDS encoding mannose-1-phosphate guanylyltransferase/mannose-6-phosphate isomerase, producing the protein MTDIIHPLILCGGSGTRLWPLSRKSYPKQFARITGAQSLFQASALRLSGVEFAPPMIATGADFRFIVTEQLAACEIAPAAVLIEPEGRNTAPAILAAALILQEQHPGALMLAAPSDHVISDTNAFRATVQAAIPAARSGDLITFGIRPDRAETGYGWLELTAALGAGDAPVPQPLKRFVEKPDATTAQAMLDGGRHLWNAGIFLFSTEALIAAFAQHQPEMLATTRNAVSTATRDLGFTRLDPAAWGQLEDISIDYAVMEKAEQISVVPYSGGWSDLGGWEAVWRHGGPDADGIVTHGPTTAIDCTNTLLRAESADQQLVGIGLEDIIAIAMPDAVLVAHKDRAQDVRLAVQHLKDAGVAQAETLPRDYRPWGWYESLVVGPRFQVKRIVVRPGAALSLQSHHHRAEHWVVVAGTAKVTIDDHVQLITENQSVYIPLGAVHRMENPGKLPLTLIEVQTGAYLSEDDIIRYDDVYARERTPKT; encoded by the coding sequence ATGACGGATATTATCCATCCCCTTATTCTGTGCGGTGGCTCTGGCACGCGGCTTTGGCCCTTGTCGCGCAAATCCTACCCCAAGCAGTTTGCGCGTATCACAGGGGCGCAAAGCCTGTTTCAGGCTTCGGCGCTGCGCCTGTCGGGCGTTGAGTTTGCCCCGCCAATGATCGCAACCGGTGCAGATTTTCGTTTTATTGTCACTGAACAGCTTGCCGCCTGTGAAATCGCACCCGCCGCCGTTCTGATCGAGCCGGAGGGGCGCAACACTGCGCCGGCCATACTCGCGGCCGCGTTGATATTGCAGGAACAGCACCCCGGCGCACTGATGCTGGCTGCCCCATCGGACCATGTGATTTCCGATACGAACGCGTTCCGCGCGACCGTTCAGGCGGCAATTCCCGCAGCGCGATCTGGCGACCTGATCACCTTCGGCATTCGCCCCGACCGCGCTGAGACAGGCTATGGCTGGCTGGAACTGACAGCCGCGCTGGGCGCTGGCGATGCGCCGGTTCCGCAGCCGCTCAAGCGCTTTGTTGAGAAACCGGACGCCACCACGGCACAAGCCATGCTGGACGGCGGGCGGCACCTGTGGAATGCAGGCATATTCCTGTTTTCAACCGAAGCGCTGATTGCGGCTTTCGCGCAGCACCAGCCCGAAATGCTGGCCACCACCCGCAATGCGGTGAGTACGGCGACGCGTGATCTGGGCTTTACCCGCCTTGACCCTGCCGCATGGGGGCAGCTCGAAGATATTTCCATCGACTACGCGGTAATGGAAAAGGCCGAGCAGATCAGTGTTGTGCCATATAGTGGCGGCTGGTCTGATCTTGGGGGCTGGGAAGCGGTCTGGCGACATGGTGGCCCGGATGCAGACGGGATCGTCACGCATGGCCCGACCACAGCGATTGATTGCACCAATACGCTGCTGCGCGCAGAAAGCGCGGATCAGCAGCTTGTGGGGATCGGGCTCGAGGATATCATCGCCATTGCGATGCCGGATGCGGTGTTGGTGGCGCATAAGGACCGTGCACAAGATGTGAGGCTGGCAGTCCAGCACCTTAAGGACGCTGGCGTGGCGCAGGCCGAAACCTTGCCACGCGATTATCGCCCTTGGGGCTGGTATGAAAGCCTTGTTGTTGGCCCGCGCTTTCAGGTGAAGCGCATTGTCGTGCGTCCGGGGGCCGCATTGTCACTGCAAAGCCACCATCACCGCGCCGAGCATTGGGTCGTGGTTGCAGGTACGGCAAAAGTGACGATTGACGATCATGTTCAGCTGATTACTGAAAATCAGTCTGTCTATATTCCGCTTGGTGCCGTGCACCGTATGGAAAACCCGGGCAAGCTGCCCCTGACCCTGATCGAGGTGCAGACCGGTGCATATCTGAGCGAAGACGATATTATCCGCTATGATGATGTCTATGCGCGCGAGCGCACCCCAAAGACCTAA